In one window of Enoplosus armatus isolate fEnoArm2 chromosome 7, fEnoArm2.hap1, whole genome shotgun sequence DNA:
- the ctdspl3 gene encoding CTD small phosphatase-like protein 3 has translation MRLRSQKTVTPCSETPRSNRRRPNKATPRRTRLSVTESPLQTKSEETLDHDSHHSDDEIPTMVRRPLPRGRPRKRAIAVDDREADLAFKTPIRPIMRREHILSEISPGSPRNTTARNIYSPIVRFLTPSKENIKCARTGNNVLMSPEQGVFGFGSIDLLAGDEDDDVFNPFTFIKNIPSQSQHSRPQLRDVPPKTRSTPEATLVVDLEETLMFSSLNVIEEAEYTFHTAFQDHQYKVYMILRPHVKEFLQSMAKIYELFVYTCAKKEYAEKILNILDPQRKLFRHRLYQDDCACVLGHYIKDLSVLGRDLAKTVVLDNAPHTYPYHLMNTIPIKSWSGESEDRELQKLIPSMEKLSAAEDFREVLKKRKDHFHRLLSED, from the exons ATGAGACTCAGGTCTCAAAAAACTGTTACACCTTGCTCGGAGACGCCGAGGAGCAACCGCCGACGTCCCAACAAAGCGACGCCGAGAAGAACGCGCCTATCGGTGACCGAAAGCCCGCTTCAAACCAAG AGTGAAGAGACCTTGGATCATGACTCCCACCACTCAGATGACGAAATTCCGACAATGGTGAGGCGACCGCTGCCCCGTGGCCGGCCAAGGAAGAGAGCCATCGCTGTCGATGACAGAGAAGCGG ATTTGGCCTTCAAGACTCCGATCAGGCCCATCATGCGCCGTGAGCACATACTGTCAGAGATCAGCCCGGGGTCTCCTCGTAACACAACAGCCAGAAACATCTACTCACCCATCGTGCGTTTCCTCACACCCAGCAAAGAGA aTATCAAGTGTGCACGTACTGGAAACAACGTGTTGATGAGCCCAGAACaaggtgtgtttggttttggcTCCATTGACCTTCTGGCTGGAGACGAGGATGATGATGTCTTCAATCC ctTTACCTTCATCAAGAACATACCGTCACAGTCTCAGCATTCCCGACCCCAGCTCAGAGACGTTCCCCCCAAGACCAGGAGCACGCCAGAGGCCACACTGGTGGTCGACCTG GAGGAGACCCTGATGTTCAGCTCTCTGAATGTGATTGAGGAAGCGGAGTACACCTTCCATACAGCTTTCCAGGACCATCAGTACAAG GTGTACATGATCCTACGACCACATGTCAAAGAGTTTCTGCAGTCCATGGCAAAGATCTATGAG ctgtttgtttacacGTGTGCAAAGAAGGAGTACGCTGAGAAGATACTGAACATCCTGGACCCGCAGAGAAAACTGTTTCG ACATCGTCTGTATCAGGACGACTGCGCCTGCGTTCTCGGCCACTACATCAAAGATCTCAGCGTCCTGGGGAGAGATCTCGCCAAGACAGTCGTCCTGGACAACGCTCCCCACACATACCCGTACCAT CTGATGAACACAATTCCCATTAAGAGCTGGTCCGGGGAGTCAGAGGACCGAGAGCTCCAGAAGCTCATTCCTTCCATGGAGAAACTGTCTGCAGCG gaGGATTTTCGGGAGgtgctgaagaagaggaaggatcACTTCCACCGGCTGCTGTCAGAGGACTag